CCGGACGAGCCTGTTTGCCCTCACGGCCCAGTTTTTGCTGGACCACCGCAAGGTACACAATCAACTGCAGCTGCAACCCGTAAAACATGCGAGTGGCATCGAGTTTCTGACTGCGACCACTCTTGTAATCAAAAATGCGGAACCAAGTGGTATCCCCATCTTCATACACATCCAGCCGGTCGACTCGACCTCGAATCACCACATCCTCACCGTTCTCCAAATGGATGGTCAAGGGGGAGCTATCGCTATCCTCAAACCCAAACGACCACTCTAGCTCGAACGGCTCATATGCGCCTTGTTTCGCCTGCAACCATAATACTTCCGCCACCGCATGCAAATAATTGCGCAAGTCGGCCGCACGCGCCCCTAAAACGCCACCTTGAAAATCCGCGTGCTGCCCTCGGGCCAACTGTTCCGCAAACACGCGCTCAGCCAGTTGCGTCATATCTGCCAACTGCAATTGCTCAAAGCGCACTTCCGCTCGGCGGTGCATATCGACCAGTTGAAACACCGTGTCGTGCAGAAGGTTTCCAACATCCGCAGCGACCTTTGCCCGAGTCATGTCGGGCTCCACCCGCAGGCCAAACCGGACAAAGTATTGATAGGGGCACGCGGCGTAACTCTCCAGGCGATGCACGCTCAATTTCAACGGGGAGCCATAGAGTTGCTTCGCCAGTGCCTCTTCTATCTGACCCGTTGGCAGCGTGTGCGACAGCCCCGCAATCGCCCGCCGCAACCGGCGACTGCGTTCATCCGTTTCACCAAACCACGATATGATATCCAATAAATCGTGGCGGCCAAACAGTTCTTCCATGTCGCCTTTGTCTTTCGCTTGCGCAAAAATCTGCACCACCAAATCGAGCGCCACAGAAGATCTCATCACGTATAGCGCGTCGTCAGCGGTTGCTAGATTCCTTCCTTCGTTGAGCGCATGTACCTGTCGTACAGGTATGTCACAGGCATCACAAAGTCGCATCACATACGGGGACGGCCGCTGTTCCGCGGCGCCATGGGTCCGCGCGAAGCTAATCGTCAATCGCTTGCTCGCCCGCGTAAACAGCAAATACGGCGTCAATTGGTGAATCGCCGTCAGCTCTCGGGTCGTGAAGCCAATCGGGATGCCAAACAATCGTGCAAACATGTCCCGTTCGTCATCCTGTAGCAGCCCATTCGATTGCACTCGTTCAGGCAGCGCACGGTCAGATGCGCCAACGACAAAGACGTAATCCTTCACCCAGGCGTGCGCATGTGTGTACGGGCGGATCAACACGTCGTCAATGCCGCTGGGAATGGTCGATTGCCTCTCCTCCAGCAATGCGGACGTGACAAGCTGAAACAAATCTTCGCGAACAAACTGGGCCTGGCCGCCCACGTTCGCGAGGTCGTTTAAAAGCTGAACGGTCAATTGCCACGCCTGCTCATGCTGGCTCGCCTGGAGCGGATTTTGATGGACATCTTCAAGCACGACCGACTCTGCGACAATCGATTTTGCGTTCACGGCCATCAGCAGATCCCACAGTGCCCGTGCAAACGCGAGAGGCGTCAGGATTTCCGCTGAAACGGCTTCGTAAAACGGTTGAAAGAACGCCATCAAATGCCTCCGCAGGCGATTGGCCCGTTCGTCTTCCTGCGCTGCAAAATCCATTGCATCAGCGGTTGAAGCCTGCTGCCGAAATGTCCAATCCTCCATCTGGAACCAGACTTTCGCACCTGCGACGTCAGCGGCTTTCAAGTACATATCGAACCAGTCGACATCAGCCTGCTTGAGCCCGTGAAAATCGGTTCGCAACAATCGCGCCATCGCGTCCGTTGACAGGTCTTCCACGACAGCCCGCAACGCTGCAAGCAAAAACCGTCCAAGCGCGTGCGCGGCAAGCGGCGGAAACGCATCTAAGGAATGCGGGATGTCGTAACGCTTGAAGACGTCGTGCAGCCGCACGCCCTCCTCCTGAAGCGACGGAACCAGCACTGCGATATCGCGAAACGCAACGTGTTCTTCCTCTACCAGGCGCAAAATCTCATCCGCGACAGCGTGTGCCTCAGCCTCGTCATCTTCTGCCATCCACACGCGAAGCGCATCCGCGGCACCACCCGACGCCACCGACTCACCGCCGCGAAACACCTCTTCCAATTGGGACAGCGGCCGAATTCGCCGGACGTCAGCGGATATCGCCAACGCCTGCGACGTCCAAGAAACGCCCTTTTTTTCGAGACACGCCGCCAACTGCAATGCACTATACAGGACGCCCGGGAAATACTCGCGGCCGTGATTTTGGAAGTGCGGCAGCCAGTTGGACAATCGCTCAAACTGCGGCCAACGCGCAAAAGCGTGTTTCACCAAATCCAATTCCTGATTCGTCCATGCGTCGGGGAGCACAAACGTAAAGGTACTCTGACTTGCTGTCGCCGCAATTTCCCCCATCAGC
Above is a genomic segment from Alicyclobacillus acidoterrestris containing:
- a CDS encoding PD-(D/E)XK nuclease family protein, whose product is MADVRFWFGPTGSGKSHSVVADMRRLTEQAPIGPTLFWVVPDDVAFAAEQMLMEQIPSALRCEVITLTRLAERIRQAAGGSDEQTINASGKQMLFADVYRELRDQLGPLKRAQANVGFYQLVLDAFDEMSQYQVNLAALEGALESAAASLAAGVPRAQMTVGKSLIGKLRDLCLLYIRYRERLREKGFFDPALLLTAATAAVPQVNWLAESTFYFDGFHRLTSDQVALMGEIAATASQSTFTFVLPDAWTNQELDLVKHAFARWPQFERLSNWLPHFQNHGREYFPGVLYSALQLAACLEKKGVSWTSQALAISADVRRIRPLSQLEEVFRGGESVASGGAADALRVWMAEDDEAEAHAVADEILRLVEEEHVAFRDIAVLVPSLQEEGVRLHDVFKRYDIPHSLDAFPPLAAHALGRFLLAALRAVVEDLSTDAMARLLRTDFHGLKQADVDWFDMYLKAADVAGAKVWFQMEDWTFRQQASTADAMDFAAQEDERANRLRRHLMAFFQPFYEAVSAEILTPLAFARALWDLLMAVNAKSIVAESVVLEDVHQNPLQASQHEQAWQLTVQLLNDLANVGGQAQFVREDLFQLVTSALLEERQSTIPSGIDDVLIRPYTHAHAWVKDYVFVVGASDRALPERVQSNGLLQDDERDMFARLFGIPIGFTTRELTAIHQLTPYLLFTRASKRLTISFARTHGAAEQRPSPYVMRLCDACDIPVRQVHALNEGRNLATADDALYVMRSSVALDLVVQIFAQAKDKGDMEELFGRHDLLDIISWFGETDERSRRLRRAIAGLSHTLPTGQIEEALAKQLYGSPLKLSVHRLESYAACPYQYFVRFGLRVEPDMTRAKVAADVGNLLHDTVFQLVDMHRRAEVRFEQLQLADMTQLAERVFAEQLARGQHADFQGGVLGARAADLRNYLHAVAEVLWLQAKQGAYEPFELEWSFGFEDSDSSPLTIHLENGEDVVIRGRVDRLDVYEDGDTTWFRIFDYKSGRSQKLDATRMFYGLQLQLIVYLAVVQQKLGREGKQARPAGAFYLPLLNLPAISEVPEPDAAALSALRKAYVPEGYFNANGTAISAMDRNFPDGKSELFGDLFKKDGTFRQHAKVWTDDEWANAVAFVRERIEQIATDLSLGKVPVRPYLQAHNDSACTRCSFRKVCHFEPLDHGASYHVLLAKRFDDIVSSSAEEGEDQ